From Oncorhynchus masou masou isolate Uvic2021 unplaced genomic scaffold, UVic_Omas_1.1 unplaced_scaffold_5284, whole genome shotgun sequence:
atatccataacctgtatactatctagtctaacgtaTTCACTAATATCCATAACCTGTATACTATCTAGTCAAAACCATTACTATTCAATGTAATATCCATAACCTGTATACTCTCTAGTCTAACATATTCACTAATATCCATAAGCggtatactatctagtctaatgtattcactaatatccataacctgtatactatctagtctaacgaATTTACTAATATCCATAAGctgtatactatctagtctaacgtattcactaatatccataagctgtatactatctagtctaacgtaTTCACTAATATCCATAAGCTGTATACTATCTAGACTAACGTATTCACTGTAATATCCATAAcctgtatactatctagtctaacgtaTTAACGAATATCCATAACCTGTATACTATCTAGACTAAAGTATTCACTGTAATATCCTCTATCTTTCAGTCTATCGGGCATTTTTCAGTTCGGAGAGGCAGACAAAATGGACATTCACAGACAGGACAGCCACAACAGCAATCACAACTTCCGTCATGGTCGTCAAAAGTCAGTCCTGGGGCACGTGCGTAGGCTTCTCAGCGTCCAGGATCCCCCAGAGCTCGTCCCTCCTCGGCCCTCCTTCAAACGTCACAGCAGTGAGGCCTTCTACCCCTTCAGACCTGACTCCCATGACTACCCTGGATCAGACGACCAGGCTCCCCCAGGACCTGATCACTCTCTGTTCCCCAGACCCAACCTCTTTAACTCCCATAACCCCCTCTCGCCCAACCACCCTCTGGATACGCTACGGGAGGTTAGCAGTACTCTTTCTTCCCTGGACACTGAGCCCCGTACGCCGTCCTTCACACACCTGCCTCAGTGGGTGGTAAGTCCACCTGCTTCTTCTGATGATCATGGGGATAGTGGTTATGGGGGTGATGGAGGGACGTGTGAGGCGTTATCTGGGGCTCCACAACCCCTGAATCATATAGAGGCCTTCTCCCAACAGACAGGGCATGAGCAGGCCTCAAGTAAGCCTGGGACGCCAGTAGATCTGTCCCCCATTGTGGAGGCTCCGGCCCTGAACACGAATCAGGGCAACAGCTGTACCCAACCGAGGCCCAAGAAGTTGAGCTGGAACGTCCCCAAAGACTGGTGTAAGCCACAGAGACGTCAGCTGTCCTTCCAGTTCTCCCGACAGGGGTCAAAGAGCTCCCTGCACAGCCTGCCGAGTCCTCAAGGcctagggaggaggagaggccgAAACACTCCCACAGCCCTCCACTTTCCTGCTGAGCCTGCCCAGTTCCAAGCACTGCAAGTCCCCGAGACAGACATTCTGGAGTCCAATGGTCATGAGAGTGACAAGAAGGACACCAATGACGGCCAAGAGAACAAGGACCAGTCACAACCGGAGAAGTCGTAATGTTCttctgacatacagtacatatcgaccctgctgtgcagtacatatcgaccctgacatgcagtacatatcgaccctgacatgcagtacatatcgaccctgacatgcagtacacatcgaccctgacatgcagtacacatcgaccctgacatgcagtacacatcgaccctgacatgcagtacatatcgaccctgacatgcagtacatatcgaccctgacatgcagtacatatcgaccctgacatgcagtacatatcgaccctgacatgcagtacatatcgaccctgacatgcagtacatatcgaccctgacatgcagtacaatcgaccctgacatgcagtacatatcgaccctgacatgcagtacatatcgaccctgacatgcagtacatatcgaccctgacatgcagtacatatcgaccctgacatgcagtacatatcgaccctgacatgcagtacatatcgaccctgacatgcagtatatatcgaccctgacatgcactacatatcgaccctgacatgcagtacatatcgaccctgacatgcagtacatatcgaccctgacatgcagtacatgctcgaccctgacatgcagtacaaaTCGacccctgacatgcagtacatatcgaccctgacatgcagtacatatcgaccctgacatgcagtacatatcgaccctgacatgcagtacatatcgaccctgacatgcagtacatatcgaccctgacatgcagtacatatcgaccctgacatgcagtatatatcgaccctgacatgcactacatatcgaccctgacatgcagtacatatcgaccctgacatgcagtacatatcgaccctgacatgcactacatatcgaccctgacatgcagtacatatcgaccctgacatgcagtacatatcgaccctgacatgcagtacatatcgaccctgacatgcagtacatatcgaccctgacatgcagtacatatcgaccctgacatgcagtacacatcgaccctgacatgcagtacacatcgaccctgacatgcagtacacatcgaccctgacatgcagtacacatcgaccctgacatgcagtacatatcgaccctgacatgcagtacatatcgaccctgacatgcagtacatatcgaccctgacatgcagtacatatcgaccctgacgtgcagtacatatcgaccctgacatacagtacatatcgaccctgctgtgcagtacatatcgaccctgctgtgcagtacatatcgaccctgatatgcagtacatatcgaccctgacatgcagtacatatcgaccctgacatgcactacatatcgaccctgacatgcagtacatatcgaccctgacatgcagtacatatcgaccctgacatgcagtacatatcaaCCCTGACATGCActacatatcgaccctgacatgcagtacatatcgaccctgacatgcactacatatcgaccctgacatgcactacatatcgaccctgacatgtagtacatatcgaccctgacatgcagtacatatcgaccctgacatgcagtacatatcgaccctgacatgcagtacatatcgaccctgacatgcagtacatatcgaccctgacatacagtacatatcgaccctgctgtgcagtacatatcgaccctgctgtgcagtacatatcgaccctgctgtgcagtacatatcgaccctgacatgcagtacatatcgaccctgacatgcagtacatatcggccctgacatgcagtacatatcgaccctgacatgcagtacatatcgaccctgacatgcagtacatatcgaccctgacatgcagtacatatcgaccctgacatgcagtacatatcgaccctgacatgcagtacacatCGACCCTggcatgcagtacatatcgaccctgacatgcagtacatatcgaccctgacatgcagtacatatcgaccctgacatgcagtacatatcggccctgacatgcagtacatatcgaccctgacatgcagtacatatcgaccctgacatgcagtacatatcggccctgacatgcagtacatatcgaccctgacatgcagtacatatcgaccctgacatgcagtacatatcgaccctgacatgcagtacatatcggCCTGCTGTGCCCTAATATGAGTCATTTCACAGGATCTCTAAGGGTGTACCCAGCATTATTATAATTGACACCCTAATAAACATCAAATGTTTGTTTTATAATAAAATATAATTTATTCAGTCATCGTTCACTGTTAATCATTGTGCTCACTCACAAAATGATGCAACAAAAAAACACCTGATTGCATTTAAACAATTATTTATTAACTTTAGTAGAATGAAAATGCATGAATTATTCTCAAAAGATGCCAGACAGCCACTGATAATGCTGGACAGACAGCCTTTCAGCCTTCCCATGAAGCACTTCTGTCTCCGTGATGATGACAGGAGGTGCAGCATGGTGATTCCATGCATCGCTTCATCCactatccttccttccttccttcctaccttccttccatcatccatccatccatgactCCCTACTTCCATCGCTCCATTTACCCTTCCCACgtcccatctatctatccatctctgcaTCCAACGTTGTATAGCGTGTGTGTCTGGCCTTAGCGAAgcccaccctgtcctgtccccgGTCATAGATACTATAGTAATCAGAGAGGAACACGTCCCCTAGGATCCACAAAGGATCCGTTGAGGAGTGCAGATCCTCCCCCTGGAACCCACTGAAACAGATCTCATGATCACCCATCAACTcctgaagagagggagggaggagggagaggaggaggagggagaggaggagagaggaggagggagaggaggagaggagagagaggaggggggaggagagaggaggagagagaaggagggagaggaggagcaagaggaggagggaggagagagaggaggagagaggaggagagagaaggagggaggagggagaggaggagagagaaggagggaggagggagaggaggagagagaaggagggagtagagagaggaggagggagggaaggagagaggaggaggagagaggaggagggagaggaggagggaggagagagaaggagggaggagagagaaggagagagaaggaaagagaaggaaagagaggagtgagtgagaaggagagagaaggagggagaggaggagggaggagagagagagaggaggagagagaaggagggagaaggagagagaagtatagagaaggaggaagaaggagagagaagtagagaggagagagaaggaaagagaagaagagaggagtgagtgagaaggagagagaaggaggaaggagggagaaggagaggaatggagagaagtagagagaaggagggagagagaaggagggagagagaagggagagaaggagagaggagggaggagagagaaggagggagagaggaggagagagaaggagggtaaaggagagagagagtgtgtcagaAATATGACAACAATCATAACCACCACATGTTTTTTGACACAGGCCTATCGTAGGACACAAAAAAATGTATATCTATAATTTATACTAAAATGATTATCACACACAAGTTAAAGTATATACAGTAATAGTATGTATGCCGAAATCTTGTCATGTTCATTCACTGTGTGTTGGACCAGTACCCACCCTTTTGACGTAGGACTCAGCAGTGAGCACGTATTCCACCCCGTTGAGCGTGATGGTCACCTGGGGCAGGCTGGAGATTCGGGCGCAGTCAATCAGGTACTGCAACACAttttcctcattgaaaagcattgaagagaattggaatttcagtgtacttcctgaatcaACTGGAATGTAAATGGAACTGAGCCTCGTGCAGCCCCTGTAACTCTACAGAGACTGGCATGGCATGGGCACACTTCTCCAATGGAGGTGGGGGCAGCTCCTATCaccagtagtactagtagtagtagtaccagtagtactaatagtagtagtagcagtagtagtagtagtagtagtagtagcagtagtagtagtagatgaagcagtagaagtagtagcagcaatagtagcaggattagtagtagtagcagcagtagtagcagtagtagcagtagtagtagcaggattagtagtagtagtagtagtagtagcagcagcagtagtagtagtagtagcagtagtagtagtagtaggagtagtagcagtagtagtagtagtagtagtagcagtagtagtagcaggattagt
This genomic window contains:
- the LOC135535895 gene encoding cathepsin E-like, producing the protein VFLHLFHCSVQVQGSLEFLSHGCQAIVDTGTSLIIGPNRDILALQQLIGATPTSIGEYLIDCARISSLPQVTITLNGVEYVLTAESYVKRELMGDHEICFSGFQGEDLHSSTDPLWILGDVFLSDYYSIYDRGQDRVGFAKARHTRYTTLDAEMDR